From Streptomyces durmitorensis, a single genomic window includes:
- a CDS encoding TetR/AcrR family transcriptional regulator, with protein MNPRPASSVRADANRRRILDVAVAELLRDPDASMDQIARAAGVVRRTVYGHFPSRDALIEAIVERAVEAVESAHSAGREGIDDPAEAVAGSLLAVWDVADRYRLLLSLSHRSVTMGGIRERLGRVHESGLETFQRGLDGGTFVSPLPTRALGYVLEGILFAVMEAVNDGVVPAEKAGRSTAITILTAAGLPASKATEVVTRVADRRAATSDG; from the coding sequence ATGAATCCCCGCCCCGCGAGCAGCGTCAGAGCCGACGCCAACCGCCGCCGCATCCTCGACGTCGCCGTCGCCGAGCTGCTGCGCGACCCCGACGCGTCCATGGACCAGATCGCGCGCGCCGCGGGCGTGGTGCGCCGGACGGTGTACGGGCACTTCCCCAGCCGTGACGCGCTGATCGAGGCGATCGTGGAGCGGGCCGTCGAGGCGGTGGAGAGCGCGCACAGCGCGGGTCGCGAGGGCATCGACGACCCCGCGGAGGCGGTGGCCGGTTCACTGCTCGCCGTCTGGGACGTCGCCGACCGCTACCGCCTGCTGCTCTCGCTCTCCCATCGGAGCGTCACGATGGGCGGCATCCGCGAACGGCTCGGCCGCGTCCACGAGTCCGGCCTGGAGACGTTCCAACGCGGCCTGGACGGCGGCACGTTCGTGTCGCCGCTGCCGACGCGGGCGCTCGGCTACGTACTCGAAGGGATCCTGTTCGCCGTGATGGAGGCCGTCAACGACGGTGTCGTACCAGCGGAAAAGGCGGGCAGGTCCACCGCGATCACGATTCTGACCGCGGCGGGCCTGCCCGCCTCCAAGGCCACCGAGGTGGTGACCAGGGTCGCCGACCGAAGGGCCGCGACCAGCGACGGCTAA
- a CDS encoding HIT family protein — protein sequence MTAEDSGGCVACELVAGTRPLPGGTLLRTTHWTVEHCVGPLGTGTLIVKPLRHITGVHEMSAGESAELGPLLTRVTSALRTAVGDACEQVYVCLWSHAGRVPGHIHFVVQPARTSDIDRHGGAYGPALQMAMFAEGAESEPGAVEEFCGLMRRVLDEDSAI from the coding sequence GTGACAGCTGAGGACAGCGGAGGGTGCGTCGCCTGTGAGCTCGTCGCCGGCACCCGCCCGCTGCCCGGCGGCACCCTCCTGCGCACCACGCACTGGACCGTCGAGCACTGCGTCGGCCCCCTCGGCACCGGCACCCTCATCGTCAAGCCGCTGCGGCACATCACCGGCGTACACGAGATGAGTGCGGGCGAGAGTGCCGAGCTGGGGCCGTTGCTGACCCGGGTGACCTCCGCCCTGCGCACGGCAGTTGGCGACGCGTGCGAGCAGGTCTATGTCTGCCTCTGGTCGCATGCCGGGCGCGTGCCCGGTCACATCCACTTCGTCGTGCAGCCCGCCCGTACGTCTGACATCGACCGCCACGGCGGCGCGTACGGACCCGCCCTCCAGATGGCGATGTTCGCCGAGGGCGCGGAGTCGGAGCCGGGTGCCGTGGAGGAATTCTGCGGACTGATGCGCCGTGTGCTGGATGAGGATTCCGCCATCTAG
- the trxA gene encoding thioredoxin encodes MVKADGVAEVTDADFEGEVLNADLPVLVEFGAEWCGPCRQLAPVLSEISREEAERLKIVQLDVDHNPRTAIAYGILSVPSLLVFRGGEPVKSMVGARPKRKLLAELAEAEVL; translated from the coding sequence ATGGTCAAGGCCGACGGTGTGGCCGAGGTGACGGACGCGGACTTCGAGGGGGAGGTGCTCAACGCGGATCTGCCCGTGCTCGTGGAGTTCGGCGCGGAGTGGTGCGGCCCGTGCCGGCAGCTCGCGCCGGTGCTCAGTGAGATCTCGCGTGAGGAGGCGGAGCGGCTGAAGATCGTGCAGCTGGACGTGGACCACAATCCGCGTACGGCGATCGCGTACGGGATTCTCTCGGTGCCGTCCCTGCTGGTCTTCCGGGGCGGTGAGCCGGTGAAGTCCATGGTGGGCGCGCGGCCCAAGCGCAAGCTGCTCGCGGAGCTGGCCGAGGCCGAGGTGCTCTGA
- a CDS encoding HelD family protein: MSTEELREEQQFVSGLYARLDALREEAEAAVRASLTQVGNGLQARLERDVLVAERSGLLAAFNAGENGLCFGRLEFRDGRDHHIGRIGIRASDIERTPLVIDWRAEVARPFYLATGHTPMGLRRRRHITTEGRDVTALHDEILDLSDTTRTGHEGADADEVLLAALDSARTGRMHDIVQTIQAEQDRIIRAPHHGVLVVEGGPGTGKTVVALHRAAFLLYAHRQLLAKRAVLIVGPNPAFLGYIGEVLPALGETGVLLSTVGELFPGVSATGTDTPEAAEVKGRAEMADVLAAALRDRQRTPEPGAPVIIEHEDGDLVLDWTIAQEAREAAREADVPHNLGRPHFAFRVIDMLTQQLADRLGADPYGGPNFLGPDDIAQLGKAIAASPEVHAAIEELWPQLTPEGFLADFLEEPTPHLRDEDALLVRRPRGAEWTAADVPLLDEAAELLGSDDSAARAMAEAERAKQIAYAQGVLDVSYASRTYEFEDKDDDESEVLLAHDIIDAERMAERQEEDDHRSAAERAAADRTWAFGHIIVDEAQELSAMAWRLLMRRCPTRSMTLVGDPAQTAEAGGCGSWESILSPYVEDRWEYTRLGVNYRTPVEIMDVAAEVPRVEHPDFQPPSSVRSTGVVPWARRADDLAAAVADAVAAETRDDGRLAVIAPRELHDELAGKLPGVTAGEALDLTRPVVLIDPRQAKGLEFDTVLVVEPGRYGTSDLYVALTRATQRLGILHAQELPVALKQVAATP, from the coding sequence TTGTCAACCGAGGAATTGCGGGAAGAGCAGCAATTCGTCTCCGGGCTGTACGCGCGCCTCGACGCGCTGCGCGAGGAGGCGGAAGCTGCCGTGCGGGCGTCGTTGACGCAGGTCGGCAACGGTCTGCAGGCCAGGCTTGAGCGTGACGTCCTGGTGGCAGAGCGGTCCGGGCTGCTGGCCGCCTTCAACGCGGGAGAGAACGGCCTCTGCTTCGGGAGGCTCGAATTCCGCGACGGCCGTGATCACCACATCGGGCGCATCGGAATCCGCGCGTCCGACATCGAACGCACCCCACTCGTGATCGATTGGCGTGCCGAAGTCGCACGCCCCTTCTATCTCGCGACCGGTCATACGCCGATGGGGCTCCGCCGGCGCAGGCACATCACCACCGAGGGCCGTGACGTCACGGCCCTGCACGACGAGATCCTCGATCTCAGCGACACCACCCGCACCGGGCACGAGGGCGCGGACGCCGACGAGGTGCTGCTCGCCGCGCTCGACTCGGCCCGCACCGGACGCATGCACGACATCGTGCAGACCATCCAGGCCGAGCAGGACCGCATCATCCGGGCCCCGCACCACGGCGTCCTCGTCGTCGAGGGCGGCCCCGGCACCGGCAAGACGGTCGTGGCGCTGCACCGTGCCGCCTTCCTCCTCTACGCCCACCGCCAGCTGCTCGCCAAGCGCGCGGTCCTGATCGTCGGGCCGAACCCCGCCTTCCTCGGCTACATCGGAGAGGTTCTGCCCGCACTCGGCGAGACGGGCGTCCTGCTCTCGACGGTCGGCGAGCTGTTCCCCGGTGTGAGCGCCACCGGCACCGACACCCCCGAAGCCGCCGAGGTGAAGGGGCGCGCGGAGATGGCGGACGTGCTCGCCGCCGCCCTGCGCGACCGGCAGCGGACCCCCGAGCCCGGCGCCCCGGTGATCATCGAGCACGAAGACGGCGACCTCGTCCTCGACTGGACGATCGCCCAGGAAGCGCGCGAGGCGGCCCGTGAGGCGGACGTCCCGCACAACCTCGGCCGGCCGCACTTCGCCTTCCGCGTCATCGACATGCTCACTCAGCAGCTCGCCGATCGGCTCGGCGCCGACCCGTACGGCGGACCCAACTTCCTCGGCCCCGACGACATCGCCCAGCTCGGCAAGGCGATCGCCGCCAGCCCCGAAGTGCACGCGGCCATCGAGGAGCTGTGGCCCCAGCTCACCCCCGAGGGCTTCCTCGCGGACTTCCTTGAGGAGCCGACGCCGCATCTGCGGGACGAGGACGCCCTGCTCGTGCGGCGCCCGCGCGGCGCGGAGTGGACGGCCGCCGACGTCCCGCTGCTCGACGAGGCCGCCGAACTGCTCGGCAGCGACGACAGCGCGGCGCGGGCGATGGCGGAGGCCGAACGGGCCAAGCAGATCGCTTACGCGCAGGGCGTGTTGGACGTCTCGTACGCGTCCCGTACGTACGAGTTCGAGGACAAGGACGACGACGAGTCCGAGGTCCTGCTCGCGCACGACATCATCGACGCCGAGCGCATGGCCGAGCGCCAGGAGGAGGACGACCACCGCAGCGCCGCCGAGCGTGCGGCGGCGGACCGGACGTGGGCGTTCGGGCACATCATCGTGGACGAGGCGCAGGAACTCTCCGCCATGGCCTGGCGGTTGCTGATGCGGCGCTGTCCGACCCGCTCCATGACGCTGGTCGGCGATCCCGCACAGACGGCGGAGGCGGGCGGCTGCGGCTCCTGGGAGTCGATCCTGTCCCCGTACGTCGAGGACCGCTGGGAGTACACACGGCTCGGCGTCAACTACCGCACGCCGGTGGAGATCATGGACGTGGCCGCCGAGGTGCCCCGCGTCGAGCACCCCGATTTCCAGCCGCCCAGCTCCGTGCGGTCCACGGGTGTGGTGCCGTGGGCCCGCCGCGCCGACGACCTCGCGGCGGCCGTGGCCGACGCGGTGGCCGCCGAGACACGGGACGACGGCCGCCTCGCGGTGATCGCCCCGCGCGAGCTGCATGACGAGCTCGCCGGAAAGCTCCCCGGGGTGACGGCCGGGGAGGCCCTGGACCTGACGCGGCCGGTCGTCCTGATCGACCCGCGTCAGGCGAAGGGCCTGGAGTTCGACACGGTCCTGGTGGTGGAGCCGGGCCGCTATGGAACGAGCGACCTGTACGTGGCCCTGACCCGGGCCACGCAGCGGCTCGGCATCCTGCACGCGCAGGAGCTTCCGGTGGCGCTCAAACAGGTCGCAGCCACACCGTAG
- a CDS encoding ATP-binding protein, with protein MSNTEATPTLPTHHWSMDYPMTPASARLARLQTRRRLTAWQWGGDIDDAVLVVSELTANAARHGRAAGRHLWLRLALVEDGQLIVDVSDPIAAFPGFGQVGPVSDADECGRGLAVVREVALELEWFLRPDKGKVVRARLAALDG; from the coding sequence ATGTCCAACACCGAAGCCACCCCCACCCTCCCCACCCACCACTGGTCCATGGACTACCCCATGACCCCTGCCTCCGCGAGGCTCGCCCGCCTCCAGACCCGGCGGCGGCTCACGGCATGGCAATGGGGAGGCGACATCGACGACGCCGTGCTCGTCGTCTCGGAGCTCACCGCCAACGCGGCCCGCCACGGCAGAGCCGCGGGCCGCCACCTGTGGCTCCGCCTCGCCCTCGTGGAGGACGGGCAGCTCATCGTGGACGTGTCGGACCCGATCGCCGCCTTCCCCGGCTTCGGGCAGGTCGGCCCGGTGAGCGACGCCGATGAATGCGGGCGCGGTCTGGCCGTCGTACGTGAGGTCGCTCTGGAACTGGAGTGGTTCCTGCGTCCGGACAAAGGCAAGGTCGTCCGCGCGCGACTCGCGGCCCTCGACGGTTAG
- a CDS encoding NAD(P)-dependent oxidoreductase, translated as MTNQSHNPSESSVTVLGLGAMGQALAGAFLKAGHPTTIWNRTPNKGDDLVARGAVRTATAAEAVRASDLVIVCLYDYEASQAVLGPIAADLSGRVLVNLTSDTPERSREAAAWAAEHGVAYLDGAILVPVTVIGTPDALLFHSGPKSVYERHEGTLKALGGKTVYLGEDHGLAAVYDNALLDFFWTSMAGLVHAFALAGADGVKGADLAPYLSALLSIFPPAIESTAVEVDSGEYPGEQAPLATEAVNVDHIIHASAHRGLDVQALNGVKAVLDRAIAKGHGADGWTAVIEAIRTPEPQAQAR; from the coding sequence ATGACGAACCAGAGCCACAACCCTTCCGAATCCTCTGTCACCGTCCTCGGCCTCGGTGCCATGGGACAGGCCCTCGCCGGTGCCTTCCTCAAGGCCGGTCACCCCACCACCATCTGGAACCGCACGCCGAACAAGGGCGACGACCTGGTCGCCAGGGGTGCCGTGCGCACGGCCACGGCGGCCGAGGCCGTCCGCGCCTCGGACCTGGTGATCGTCTGCCTCTACGACTACGAAGCCTCGCAGGCCGTGCTCGGACCGATCGCCGCGGACCTGTCCGGGCGCGTCCTGGTCAACCTCACGTCGGACACCCCGGAGCGCTCGCGCGAGGCCGCCGCCTGGGCCGCCGAACACGGCGTCGCGTACCTGGACGGCGCCATCCTGGTGCCGGTGACCGTGATCGGCACCCCTGACGCGCTGCTCTTCCACAGCGGCCCGAAGTCCGTGTACGAGCGGCACGAGGGCACGCTCAAGGCGCTCGGCGGCAAAACCGTCTACCTCGGTGAGGACCACGGCCTCGCGGCCGTCTACGACAACGCCCTGCTCGACTTCTTCTGGACCAGCATGGCCGGCCTCGTGCACGCCTTCGCGCTGGCCGGGGCGGACGGCGTGAAGGGAGCGGACCTTGCCCCCTACCTGAGCGCCCTGCTCTCCATCTTCCCGCCGGCCATCGAGTCGACGGCGGTCGAGGTCGACTCCGGCGAGTACCCGGGCGAGCAGGCCCCACTCGCCACGGAGGCCGTCAACGTCGATCACATCATCCACGCCTCCGCACACCGCGGCCTGGACGTGCAGGCCCTGAACGGCGTCAAGGCCGTCCTGGACCGGGCCATCGCCAAGGGCCACGGCGCGGACGGCTGGACGGCCGTCATCGAGGCCATCCGCACGCCCGAGCCGCAGGCCCAGGCCCGCTGA
- a CDS encoding SGNH/GDSL hydrolase family protein, whose amino-acid sequence MAAVLAAAGTATLGLTAPAQATGGDPLDYVALGDSFSAGSGILPLDLTAPLLCARSTANYPHVVAQRTGAKLTDVTCGGAQTKDFAGSQYPGVAPQLDAVDADTDVVTLTIGGNDNNTFIGAIVACGSAGVLSGGKGSPCKDANGDKFTKEIDASTYPALKNALRAVKAKAPNARVGILGYPWIVPAKADPGCFAKMPIATGDVPYLRDLQAHLNKTVQRAASETGATFVDLAAASEGHDACKPLGTRWIEPVLFGTNFVPVHPNALGEKGMADQAIGVLKLN is encoded by the coding sequence CTGGCAGCCGTACTCGCCGCCGCAGGCACCGCCACCCTCGGCCTGACCGCACCCGCCCAGGCGACCGGCGGTGACCCGCTCGACTACGTCGCCCTCGGCGACAGCTTCAGCGCCGGGTCCGGCATCCTGCCCCTCGACCTGACCGCGCCGCTCCTCTGCGCGCGCTCGACGGCCAACTACCCGCACGTCGTGGCCCAGCGCACCGGCGCCAAGCTCACCGACGTGACCTGCGGCGGAGCCCAGACCAAGGACTTCGCCGGGTCGCAGTACCCCGGCGTCGCCCCGCAGCTCGACGCCGTCGACGCCGACACCGACGTCGTGACGCTGACCATCGGCGGCAACGACAACAACACCTTCATCGGCGCGATCGTCGCCTGCGGCTCCGCCGGGGTGCTCTCCGGCGGCAAGGGCAGCCCCTGCAAGGACGCCAACGGGGACAAGTTCACCAAGGAGATCGACGCCAGTACGTACCCCGCGCTGAAGAACGCCCTGCGGGCGGTCAAGGCCAAGGCCCCGAACGCCCGCGTCGGCATCCTCGGTTACCCGTGGATCGTCCCGGCCAAGGCCGACCCCGGCTGCTTCGCCAAGATGCCGATCGCCACCGGGGACGTCCCCTACCTGCGCGACCTCCAGGCCCACCTGAACAAGACCGTGCAGCGTGCCGCCTCCGAGACGGGTGCGACGTTCGTCGACCTGGCTGCCGCCTCGGAGGGGCACGACGCCTGCAAGCCGCTGGGCACCCGCTGGATCGAGCCCGTGCTGTTCGGCACCAACTTCGTACCGGTGCACCCGAACGCCCTCGGCGAGAAGGGGATGGCCGATCAGGCCATCGGCGTGCTGAAGCTCAACTGA
- a CDS encoding MerR family transcriptional regulator: MRIGELAERAGTTTRTLRYYESRGLLPARRGSNGYRTYDEGDVRLLEQIRTLQDFGFDLEETRPFVECLRSGHPAGDSCPASLDVYRRKLGELDALIVELSAVREQVGAQLVRAEAAVVGGPDPQCELTG; this comes from the coding sequence ATGCGCATCGGCGAACTTGCGGAGCGGGCCGGCACCACCACGCGGACGCTTCGGTACTACGAGTCACGGGGGCTGCTGCCCGCCCGTCGCGGCAGCAACGGCTACCGCACCTACGACGAGGGCGACGTGCGTCTCCTTGAGCAGATCAGGACCCTCCAGGACTTCGGGTTCGACCTGGAGGAGACGCGGCCCTTCGTGGAGTGTCTGCGGTCGGGGCATCCGGCGGGCGACTCCTGCCCCGCGTCACTCGACGTATACCGCCGCAAGCTCGGTGAACTCGACGCGCTGATAGTTGAGTTGAGCGCGGTGCGCGAACAGGTCGGTGCGCAGCTCGTGCGCGCCGAGGCGGCGGTTGTGGGAGGCCCGGACCCGCAGTGCGAGCTGACGGGCTGA
- a CDS encoding MFS transporter: protein MPLLINEPVERMDRPYARRWWALGVLCLSLLIAVMANTALTVAAPDMTMDLGLSSSDLQWVIDAYTVPYAALMLLLGAIGDKYSRRGALVLGLVIMSAGAGAGAMVDSSTAVIVVRAVMGVGAALIMPATLSLLAATFPRAERAKAITIWAATSGIAIAAGPLIAGALLRDNGWHSTFLINIPVAVLAIIGAFVLVPPSKAAQHGRIDYVGGLLSVVWVGSLIFMIIDGPHFGWGVRAISAAVVAGLGLIAFVVWELKHPRPVLDVRKFTQRGFAGSNLAVALFFLAVFGAFYYLTQHLQFVLDYDPLETGIRMLPLAGAVFVGSAVTGILAPRIGGKIMVVAGMVGGTVALALLTQIEAGSTYGDFVAPLIILGMSLGFAVSPCTDAIMGAFPESELGVGGAVNDTSLELGGSLGIAVLGSVLAGSYSSKLADETSGSKLPASALDTAQDSVGAGNGVAQGIAEQARELTEKAAKASSPQEAAQLKAQAQELAGGAHQMADAVGSAFSGAVAHTSLIGAVILGVGTIVVAVLLPRAGARKGAGVVVASGAASEGVRAEGESEYVDGGR, encoded by the coding sequence ATGCCTCTGCTGATCAACGAACCGGTCGAACGGATGGACCGGCCGTACGCCCGCCGCTGGTGGGCCCTGGGTGTGCTCTGCCTGAGCCTCCTCATCGCCGTGATGGCGAACACCGCGCTGACCGTGGCCGCGCCCGACATGACCATGGACCTCGGCCTGTCCAGCTCCGACCTGCAGTGGGTCATCGACGCCTACACCGTCCCGTACGCCGCGCTGATGCTGCTGCTCGGCGCGATCGGCGACAAGTACAGCCGCAGGGGCGCGCTGGTGCTCGGCCTGGTGATCATGTCCGCCGGTGCCGGAGCGGGCGCGATGGTGGACAGCTCGACGGCGGTCATCGTGGTCCGCGCCGTGATGGGCGTGGGCGCGGCGCTGATCATGCCCGCGACGCTTTCACTCCTCGCGGCGACCTTCCCGCGTGCCGAGCGGGCCAAGGCGATCACCATCTGGGCGGCCACGTCCGGCATCGCGATCGCGGCGGGCCCGCTGATCGCGGGCGCGCTGCTTCGCGACAACGGCTGGCACTCGACGTTCCTGATCAACATCCCGGTGGCGGTGCTCGCGATCATCGGCGCGTTCGTCCTCGTGCCGCCCTCCAAGGCGGCGCAGCACGGCCGGATCGACTACGTGGGCGGTCTGCTCTCGGTCGTCTGGGTGGGCTCCCTGATCTTCATGATCATCGATGGCCCGCACTTCGGATGGGGCGTGCGCGCCATCTCCGCCGCGGTGGTGGCGGGCCTCGGCCTGATCGCCTTCGTGGTCTGGGAGTTGAAGCACCCGCGCCCGGTCCTCGACGTACGCAAGTTCACGCAGCGCGGCTTCGCGGGCTCGAACCTGGCCGTGGCGCTCTTCTTCCTCGCGGTGTTCGGCGCCTTCTACTACCTGACGCAGCACCTCCAGTTCGTCCTCGACTACGACCCGCTTGAGACCGGCATCCGCATGCTGCCGCTGGCCGGTGCGGTGTTCGTGGGCTCGGCGGTCACCGGGATCCTCGCGCCGCGCATCGGCGGCAAGATCATGGTGGTGGCGGGCATGGTCGGCGGCACGGTGGCCCTTGCCCTCCTGACACAGATCGAGGCGGGCTCCACGTACGGGGACTTCGTGGCACCGTTGATCATCCTTGGCATGTCCCTGGGCTTCGCGGTCTCGCCCTGCACGGACGCCATCATGGGCGCGTTCCCCGAGTCGGAGCTCGGCGTGGGCGGCGCGGTGAACGACACCTCGCTGGAGCTGGGCGGTTCGCTGGGGATCGCGGTCCTCGGCTCGGTCCTCGCGGGTTCGTACTCGTCGAAGCTGGCCGATGAGACGTCGGGCAGCAAGCTGCCCGCCTCCGCGCTCGACACGGCCCAGGACTCGGTGGGCGCGGGCAACGGTGTGGCCCAGGGCATCGCCGAGCAGGCACGCGAACTCACGGAGAAGGCGGCGAAGGCTTCATCGCCCCAGGAGGCGGCGCAGCTGAAGGCGCAGGCGCAGGAACTGGCCGGGGGCGCGCACCAGATGGCGGATGCGGTGGGCTCGGCGTTCTCTGGCGCGGTGGCCCACACGAGCCTGATCGGCGCGGTGATCCTCGGGGTGGGGACGATCGTGGTGGCGGTACTGCTGCCGCGGGCCGGGGCGCGCAAGGGGGCTGGGGTGGTCGTTGCTTCGGGGGCGGCGAGTGAGGGGGTTCGGGCTGAGGGAGAGTCTGAGTACGTGGATGGGGGCCGCTGA
- a CDS encoding DUF397 domain-containing protein, giving the protein MTIHYFTAADLAPDDAWYRSSYSGGTGNNCVEVADLTTPTAPRPGIGVRDSKNPTGPALLLRPSTWSAFVTHVRATSI; this is encoded by the coding sequence ATGACTATCCACTACTTCACCGCAGCCGACCTCGCCCCCGACGATGCTTGGTACAGGTCGTCGTACAGCGGCGGCACCGGCAACAACTGCGTCGAGGTCGCCGACCTGACCACCCCCACCGCCCCCCGCCCTGGCATAGGCGTGCGCGACTCCAAGAACCCCACCGGCCCGGCCCTCCTCCTCCGCCCTTCAACCTGGTCGGCGTTCGTGACTCACGTCCGCGCGACGAGCATCTGA
- a CDS encoding helix-turn-helix domain-containing protein → MAAKRGRTGQRLELGWQLRQLRENCGLGERGGGFTRRQAAQGLRISEAGLQRIESGSLNFRNVGDLRKLLDKYGVTDEDVIESLISLNRESSTQDWLTQYRGLMPAGMPGFVGIEPEARSMKAYHPTLVYGLLQTERYARAIHEVEKPIEETTSELIRNSVDLRMKRQEVLTRNDPVRLHVILGEAALRYPVGGADVMREQYRKIAELSAWSHVTIQVLPFRWGYRSANDFAILHLGDQLPPRVQIDNAWGAVSTSDKPREVDRFTRRFDAMAASAWPPEDTPEFLHELEREL, encoded by the coding sequence ATGGCGGCCAAGCGCGGACGGACCGGACAGCGGCTTGAACTCGGTTGGCAGTTACGTCAGTTGCGCGAGAACTGCGGACTCGGCGAGAGAGGAGGTGGTTTCACACGCAGGCAGGCGGCGCAGGGCCTGAGGATCTCCGAAGCAGGCCTGCAACGGATCGAGTCGGGATCTCTGAACTTCCGCAACGTTGGTGACCTGCGCAAGCTCCTCGACAAATATGGAGTCACCGACGAGGACGTCATCGAGTCCCTGATCAGCCTCAACCGCGAGTCATCTACGCAGGACTGGCTGACGCAGTACCGGGGCCTGATGCCGGCCGGGATGCCGGGCTTCGTCGGAATCGAACCCGAGGCTCGCAGCATGAAGGCGTACCACCCGACGTTGGTGTATGGCCTGCTTCAGACGGAGCGGTACGCGCGGGCTATCCATGAGGTTGAGAAGCCGATCGAGGAAACGACGTCGGAACTCATCCGGAACAGCGTGGACCTACGGATGAAGCGTCAGGAAGTCCTCACGCGGAACGATCCGGTCCGACTGCACGTCATCCTCGGCGAGGCCGCCCTCCGGTACCCGGTTGGAGGCGCTGACGTGATGCGCGAGCAGTACAGGAAAATCGCTGAGCTCTCTGCGTGGAGCCATGTCACCATTCAAGTGCTGCCGTTCCGCTGGGGCTACCGGTCAGCCAACGACTTCGCGATCCTCCATCTCGGCGATCAGTTGCCTCCGCGAGTTCAGATCGACAACGCTTGGGGCGCGGTCTCCACCTCGGACAAACCCCGAGAGGTCGACCGGTTCACCCGCCGGTTCGACGCCATGGCCGCCTCGGCGTGGCCGCCCGAAGACACCCCGGAATTCCTGCACGAACTGGAACGAGAGCTGTAG
- a CDS encoding disulfide bond formation protein DsbA, whose translation MNEPQYADFWFDPVCPYTWLTSRWIREVERVRDVTVRWRVMSLSVLNEDLDVDPEDPEGQWGDYMRGPGRVCAAVAGKHGSDALGRYLDALGVRLHERGEWDGAERALADAGLPVELAAVAWTEEYDDAVRASHEQGVALVGPEVGTPVLSVQGAGAVFGPVVSPAPKGEAAGRLWDGVVLMAGVRDFCELKRPYGELDFG comes from the coding sequence GTGAACGAGCCGCAGTACGCCGACTTCTGGTTCGACCCCGTGTGCCCGTACACCTGGCTCACCTCACGCTGGATCCGCGAGGTCGAACGCGTGCGGGACGTCACCGTGCGCTGGCGGGTGATGAGCCTCTCGGTGCTGAACGAAGACCTCGATGTCGACCCCGAGGACCCGGAGGGCCAGTGGGGTGACTACATGCGCGGCCCGGGCCGGGTCTGCGCGGCCGTGGCCGGGAAGCACGGGAGCGACGCGCTGGGGAGGTACCTCGACGCGCTCGGGGTGCGGCTGCACGAGCGGGGTGAGTGGGACGGCGCCGAGCGCGCCCTCGCCGACGCCGGACTGCCCGTGGAGCTGGCGGCGGTGGCCTGGACGGAGGAGTACGACGATGCCGTGCGGGCCTCGCACGAGCAGGGTGTCGCGCTGGTCGGCCCCGAGGTCGGGACGCCCGTGCTCTCCGTCCAGGGAGCGGGAGCCGTCTTCGGCCCGGTCGTCTCGCCCGCGCCGAAGGGGGAGGCGGCGGGGCGGCTGTGGGACGGGGTGGTGCTGATGGCGGGCGTCCGGGACTTCTGCGAGCTGAAGCGGCCGTACGGCGAACTCGACTTCGGCTGA
- a CDS encoding VOC family protein, translated as MTGEPSFFEIGVEDPERGRAFYGELLGWSFEPGPSGQGYVISTPGVSGGMHGGDAGAAPYLFFQVDDLDTALAAVIRLGGTVEAPISGESEESDAAFGRFRLCKDDQGSTFGLHQPPKAR; from the coding sequence ATGACTGGTGAACCGAGCTTCTTCGAGATCGGCGTCGAGGACCCGGAGCGGGGGCGCGCCTTCTACGGGGAGCTGCTCGGCTGGTCCTTCGAGCCGGGGCCCTCCGGACAGGGATATGTGATCTCGACCCCGGGTGTGTCCGGAGGCATGCACGGCGGCGACGCGGGCGCCGCGCCCTACCTGTTCTTCCAGGTGGACGACCTGGACACGGCACTGGCCGCCGTCATCAGGCTGGGCGGCACGGTCGAGGCGCCCATCAGCGGCGAGAGCGAGGAGTCGGACGCCGCCTTCGGCCGGTTCCGGCTCTGCAAGGACGACCAGGGCTCCACCTTCGGCCTGCACCAGCCGCCGAAAGCCCGCTGA